CGGTCCTGAGCCGATATTTTCAAATGTTGTCAACCGGATTTTCTTAAAGATAGAAGGAAGGATATTAATGGAAACATCACCATAATGGATAGCTGTCTTCTTTCTCGTTTCGGTTTTATCAATTTCCAACACCTTTAGCTGAACGGCTAAATTAGCATCTGTATAGTATTCGACGTCCACTTCGCGGACATATGCCTTTTTATGCTCCCAATCGAGCTTTTCAACTTGAAATTGAACACCTTCATGAAGATATATTGCCTCATCATGCAATAAGGTCATGGCACTAAACCGATCCATTTCGCCAATAATCTTATGACTGGCAGTCTCAGACTGATCAATTATGACGACATTCTCTTGAGAAGCAGAACGCAAACTGATATTTCCCGCTGGAAATGACTGATTTGCCCAGTAAAAAGCATCACCATTTTGATGTATTACTCGTTCTTCTACTAAATATTCCAAAATATCTTTCACATCAAGCGGCCCGAATTCTTCATTGTCTTTGAAGGGCAACTCATAAGCTGCACATTTTAAATGGTCCACTAAAATGATTAGATTCTCTGGATTGATTCGTGCTGACTCTGGTGATCTGTCAAAAAAGTATTCTGGATTTTGAACAATATACTGATCAATCGGCGTTGAGCTGGCAACCATTAATATTAAGGCCTCGCCATGTCTTCTGCCAGCACGTCCTGCCTGCTGCCATGTGCTGGCAACACTGCCTGGGTATCCGGTCATGATGCAAACCTGCAGCTGTCCGATATCAACGCCCAGCTCGAGTGCATTCGTACTTACTACCCCTAAAATCTCACCGTTTCTTAAACCTCTCTCAATTTCACGGCGCTGTTTCGGAAGATAGCCTCCCCGATACCCTCTAATGGACCTTGATCCGATTTTGTCTTTAACAAGCTCCTGAATATGACTCAATATAATTTCGACCCTAACCCTGCTGCGTGCGAACACGATTGTTTGAATTTTATTCTTTAAAAACTTTCTTGCCAGCTGATTGACTTCGACTGTGGCGCTTTTGCGAATATTCAACGGTTTATTTACAATCGGCGGATTGTAAAAAACAAAGTGCTTTCTTCCGCGCGGTGCTCCGTTATTGTCAATTAGACGCATAGGATTGCCTGTTAACTGCTCAGCGAGTTCCTTTGGATTTGCTATCGTTGCAGATGTGCAAATAAAAATAGGATCACTGCCGTAAAATTTACAAATTCGTTTAAGCCGGCGAATAACATTGGCAACATGACTGCCAAACACGCCTCTATATGTATGAAGTTCATCTATAACCACATACTTAAGGTTTTCAAATAAGCTGACCCACTTTGTATGATGAGGCAAGATTGCAGAGTGAAGCATATCAGGATTTGTTATTACAATATGGCCGGCTTTCCTGACAGCCTGGCGTATGCTTGGGGATGTATCGCCATCATACGTATAGCTTTTAATATCAATGCCCATCTCCTCAATTATCTCATTTAATTCGCTCTTTTGGTCCTGTGCTAACGCCTTAGTCGGAAAGATGTAAAGAGCACGGTTTGCGTCATTTTCAGCAATTGATTGGAGAACAGGAAGATTGTAGCATAATGTTTTCCCTGAGGCTGTCGGTGTTACAGCCACAATATTCTCTCCTTTTTTTAAGGTTACATATGCTGAGTATTGGTGGCTGTAGAGCTCGCCAATCCCTCTTTTTTGAAGGGCAAGTTTAATTCTATGATCAACACTGTCAGGCATTGGCCGCACGGAAGCTTCCTTGGGCTCAATCTCCTGCCAGTTAATAATGTTTTCATTCTTCTTTAGTTCCTCTATTAATTCAGAAAGGGATTTTTTCCTTATCATGAGTCTTCATTCACCTCTTGTACATAATATACCGAATAAACGTTTGGTTTTCCAGCATATAAATGCAAAGAAAAAGGGCCTGACGTAAGTTAGGCCCTGCTTCTTGTTACGGTCTTATGAATGATAATCCTTAACATAGTATGACGTTTATGCATTTATACAATTTTTCTTTCAAGCGAATCTTTTTCAATCTATCCAGAAATTACCTGCAGAGTAAATTAGCTTGTACTGCTATCAATAAAATCGGTCAAGAGTGAATGCAGTTCTTCTGGATTTTCCAACATGCCCATATGGCCTGCATCTAGTACTTTTACTGTTACATATGGTGCAGAGGAACGAACAGCACGGTCAGCTGGAACCACCTTATCAAATTTCCCTTGTACGAGTAAAAACCTGAAAGACTGCTGGTCGATGACAGCATTGCGATCTGGACGTTTTCTCATTGCTGCTAATGTTTCCATTGCTGCAAGAGGATCTGTTTTATAGCCGATTTCTTTCACTTCCAAAACTTCCTCTTTGTTTACGAGTTTATAATCTGCTGCAAACAGGTTCGGAATAAGACCGTCGATAAACGCATGTATTCCTAAGTCCTGAATCTTTTCAATCGCTTTAAGCCTGCCTGCTTTGCCCTCATCTGTATCCGGATAAGCAGTGGAATGAATCAGGCCATAGCTTTTAAGTCTATTGGGATAATTTTCAGCAAAAGCCAATGTAACATATCCGCCGAGGGAGTGGCCGAATAAATGGACAGTGTCAATTTCAAGGGTATTTAGAAGCACTTGAACATCACGGGCTAAGTCCTCCATTTCGAATGCTTCGCCGTCAAAGCTTGATTTGCCATGACCGCGTAAATCCATGGCGATTACATGATATTTACTTGAAAGTGGCGCCATCATTTTTTTCCAATATTCTGTACTTCCGCAAAAGCCGTGAAGCAGGACAACTGTTTGTTGATTGCCTCTGCCTTGCTCCACAAAGTTAAGCTCACGGTTATCTATCGATATTGTTCCCATAACTGTTAACTCCTTTTTTAAACGTCTTACGTATATTTTAAGCTATTTTTCCTGTATTTAAAAACATGTATTTTAAGATTTGCCAACCTTTCGTCTAGATAGTTAAGCACCCACAAATGTTTGATGCATAAACTATTCACAAAAACCTATATAAAGGAGGATGTGCTAGCATGTCATCACAATTCCCTTTTGAACCGAGAAAAAACAATCCTGAAAAGCAAGCGCCGTTTCAGTTAATAAAAAAATCCATGAATCAATTTTTCCAAGAAAGACCTGTTAAGAATTTCCTGCAGTCAATGGATGAATTCTTTAGCAATCCCTTTCCCAATATGTCCTTCCCCGTTTCTGTCAACGAAACAGCAGATGAACATATAATAAAAGCGGAGCTTGCAGGTATTAATAAAGAGCAAATTCATCTTGATGTATTTGATTATCGTTTAACAATCAGTGTCACCCATTTAGAATTAGTGCAAGAGGAGAATGAAAACCAGCAACTCGTTCATAAAAGCCAAACTTACAAAAAAAGCTCCCGAACAATCGCTCTTCCCTATATTATTGATGAAAAGAAAGTGAAAGCTTCCTATCAGAACGGTCTTTTAACAATACGAGTCAAAAAACAAAAAGGTAAAAAAATAAATATCCTTTCATAATAGATAACTGTTTTAGAGTAAAAATTTGAATTAGACGCATACTAAAGAATGTTCCATAAAGGATCATTCCTTTTTGGGCATTCCTTTTTCTTTAAATCCTGCTAAGAGGTGATTTGATGAGTTACAAAGATAATTTGGATCCTCATTCTGAGCTATTTCATCATAATTGGACTAGACCTAAACGTTCCAAGTCGCAAGTAAACGGGCATACGGAAATGTCTAGGAATAATCTTATCCTACGTCGAAATGCAAAAGCTAATCGCTGGTAAGGTGAAAAGAAAAAGCAAAAACTTGCTGCAAATCTGCAGCAAGTTTTTTTTCACAGATGACTATACTTTAAATATTCCTCCAACACCTTTGACAACTCCTGTTACTTGGTTCATGGCGTTCATCATCATTCCAGCTGTATCTAGCATCTTATTGAAGTCTAAGGACCCGTCCTGTGATTTAAATGAGTTCATAAAGCCTTTGAAATTGCCTTGTTTTTTCTGGTTAAACGATTGTTTCGGATATGGATTCATATACTGCTGGTGCATGCTTTGCTGCATCATCGGCTGATACATTTCTTCTTGCTGGTGAAGCGGGTTTTGAAACACATTTTGGGTATTTGGCTTATAAGCATTTTGCGGATGAAAATAGCTTTGCTCATAACCGCCAAAAGCTTGATGCTGCTGGTTCACATCATTACCGTAATACCCTGGATAATGCTGATTCATCATTGGGTTCCATCCTTGATTCATATATGGATTAAATGTACGGTCAAACGTTTGGACGTTTTGGGGGTGAGAAGCATAGCCGTTCATATAAGCACGCCCACTGTTTGTTAAATGTCCATGCATATTTATGTTTTGATGCATATATATCCCCTCCTATTCATGCAGCCCTCTTTTATCTTATGTATAAAATGCCTAGATGGTGCCTAACTGCTAAAAGGGAAAAGGAAGCAAAAAAAAATAATGCTCCTTATTTTGAGGCTGGTTTTATACAGCTTCATAAACGGCAGAAACATTATGGTTATCTTTTTTTACAGTCTGTCTAAAACAGTCTGTAAAATAAATTGCACTGATTTTGCTGAATCTAAAAATCTTTTTTTACTCGTCTCCTTGAAAAAGGCTTGTATCGAGATAACCTCCAGATGATCAGAAGCTGTGCTTATTTGGCTTGGATGCAGATAAAGGGGTTTTTCTGTTTTCACCCACTCTTCAGCAAGATCCTTCCACTCGGCATTCCATTCTGCCACTTTATTGGCATATGGTCTGACAACCTCGTAAAAATCTTCGCTTTCTCCTGTCGATTTTACTTTTTGAAAGATGTCCACCAAGTAATTAGCACTTTCTTGTAATTCTTCTGTAAGCTCTTTTAAACGCTGAAAATTTGTCATAGCTGCACTCCAATATAACGTAAAACATGTTTTTCTTTATTTTAGTGAATTTATGATCCTAGTTCAAGTTTTAATGAAAGGCTGCTCATATACGGTTGGTGTTGATTATAATCTGATTCGTTTTGGGAAGTTAAGCATCTGTCTTCAAAGGAGGCCAACGCTCCTTCCAAGTGGTCGAGCGTTTGTTCATGCAGCATGATGTCGTTAGTCAAGGCAGTATTCCTATCCTGTAATAACTGGTCGAGTTCTACTAAGTCTTCCTGTATTCCTTCCAGTAAATTCATCAATTCCTCTTTATTATAAACAGACATCTAATCCCCTCCATGCTTATTGTGTATACTGATTTCTCTGTTTCCCTGTTAAGTCCTGCATGCCTGACAAAACTAGAAGGGATTCGTCAAAGAAAGCGGGAATTCTCCAATCGACCTTCTTCATTTCGACAGCAAAGCTTCTCTAGTTTAAAAAATGCCAGCAAGAAAAGTTTCTAGCTTTATCATCCTGTGAAGCTTTTCCTGTTTTCTTTTGTACCACTCTGTCATAGGCGCTAGTTCCACTTGGACACTGTCTTTTTTCCATTTGGCCTTCACTCTTGTATGAATACTCCAATCATTTCCGCTCGTTTCCTTTTGTATAAAAACAGGATAGCTCGTCCTAAGCATGGGCGTGTTTTTGCGGTGCCGAGGGTAAACATATTTTTCATAATCAGCCCGTGAACCTGTATGTGGTATATTTAGTGCAAATTGCAGAAAAGACTCATTTAGCCTTGTATTAAACAAAATGGCATATAATTCTTTGCCAAGCTGAATGCGGCGATCCAATGAGCTGAATGATGAGACACTCCTTCCATATATGTCTCCATTAAGTGTTGGGAAAAACACGGAACTGAAATGCCAGAAATCTTGAAACCTATAGGCGAATGTATGAAAAACCTCTTTTTGGAACAGCTTATTTTTAATGATTGGTTTTTCAATGACATTCTGTTCATTGATGATCAGGCTGAAGACAAGCCTTTTTTTATTCCCATACTGCCAATAATGCTGCCATTCCTTTTCCATAAAAGTGGAAACAGAAAAATATTTAAGTAAATGAAACATTGGCGCTCTTCTTTTCGTCGAATACTCATAGAGAAGCAGCTGTGGGTATGCATCTTGAAAAATCATCCAGTTTGCCCGTTCATACGTAGCAAATAAATTGAGGCGAGTTTTCTCGTTTAAAGACAAGGGAAACCAGCTTCCAGCCAAGTCGCACATATTCCAGCCCGCATTCCTTGACACGAGGCTTGCAAGGAGTGACCATTGGATTTCTTTATTCATGGTATAATATTCGAGATAACTGTCTGTTCTCGTAATATTATCTAAGTTATTTTTTTCTGTTAAACAGCGTATGTCTTTTATTAGCTCCTTCTCTTCAGTTGATAAGAAATGCTCATTTATACCTACCACAAAAGACACCTCTTTTTCAGAAATTATGTTATATTGTTTGTTGTTATCATGAAGTTATTCTTTCTTAGGGTTAAAAGCTGCGAGGTGAAAATGTGAAACTTCATTATCCAAACGGAAAAAAGTATATACCTAAATTAAAAACGAACAGCTCCGCCAGCAAAAAGCACAGCTACAGCAACCGGGGCATGACACTTGAAGAAGATATCAACATAACAAACCAATACTACTTAGAACTGGGCAAAGCAGTCATCCACAAAAAGCCAACTCCATTACAAATCGTAAAGGTTGACTACCCGAAAAGAAGCGCGGCAGTCATAAAAGAGGCTTACTTTAAACAGGCATCTACAACAGACTATAATGGGGTATATAAAGGCAAATACATTGATTTTGAGGCTAAGGAAACAAAGCACGGGACCTCTTTTCCCCTGAATAACTTCCATGACCACCAAATCAAACATATGCGGTCTGTTTGTGACCAAAATGGAATCTGTTTTGTAATTATTCGATTTTCTTCATCAGATGAGATATTCTATTTAGAGGCAGAAAAGCTCTTCATTTATTGGGATAGAATGCTAGATGGAGGAAGAAAGTCCATAACGAAGGAAGAGCTAATAAACACTGCCCATCCGATAGCACTTGGCTTTCAGGCGAGGATTGACTATATTAGAGTAATAGATTATCTTTATAGCTTCGATTAAGCGATATCTTTGTTGTTTGTTTTTGGAAAAGAAAGGTAGGAACTAGTATGACAGATAAATACCAAACGAGAGAGGAGCGGCGCAGGCAGCTCCAATCGGCGAATACTAAAAAAACGAAGGAGAAAAAGCCTAAAGATAAAAAGCAAAAGAACAAAAAAGGCGCCAAGCAGATCTTTAAACGGATTTTCCTTGTGCTGATCAGCCTTGGTATAGTCGGCATTATTGCAGGCGGCATCACATTTGCTGTCATGGTGAAGGATGCTCCGGAGCTTGATGA
This DNA window, taken from Niallia sp. Man26, encodes the following:
- a CDS encoding DEAD/DEAH box helicase, whose amino-acid sequence is MRKKSLSELIEELKKNENIINWQEIEPKEASVRPMPDSVDHRIKLALQKRGIGELYSHQYSAYVTLKKGENIVAVTPTASGKTLCYNLPVLQSIAENDANRALYIFPTKALAQDQKSELNEIIEEMGIDIKSYTYDGDTSPSIRQAVRKAGHIVITNPDMLHSAILPHHTKWVSLFENLKYVVIDELHTYRGVFGSHVANVIRRLKRICKFYGSDPIFICTSATIANPKELAEQLTGNPMRLIDNNGAPRGRKHFVFYNPPIVNKPLNIRKSATVEVNQLARKFLKNKIQTIVFARSRVRVEIILSHIQELVKDKIGSRSIRGYRGGYLPKQRREIERGLRNGEILGVVSTNALELGVDIGQLQVCIMTGYPGSVASTWQQAGRAGRRHGEALILMVASSTPIDQYIVQNPEYFFDRSPESARINPENLIILVDHLKCAAYELPFKDNEEFGPLDVKDILEYLVEERVIHQNGDAFYWANQSFPAGNISLRSASQENVVIIDQSETASHKIIGEMDRFSAMTLLHDEAIYLHEGVQFQVEKLDWEHKKAYVREVDVEYYTDANLAVQLKVLEIDKTETRKKTAIHYGDVSINILPSIFKKIRLTTFENIGSGPIHLPEEELHTSAAWLELKEIDENLGEKTLEQVLLGISNVLQHVVPVHVMCDRNDIHVVSQIKANHTGLPTIFLYDHYPGGIGLAEDVYKRFDQVKAAAKNLIQRCPCKDGCPACIGTEIEGIAAKENSIRILDLF
- a CDS encoding YppG family protein, with amino-acid sequence MHQNINMHGHLTNSGRAYMNGYASHPQNVQTFDRTFNPYMNQGWNPMMNQHYPGYYGNDVNQQHQAFGGYEQSYFHPQNAYKPNTQNVFQNPLHQQEEMYQPMMQQSMHQQYMNPYPKQSFNQKKQGNFKGFMNSFKSQDGSLDFNKMLDTAGMMMNAMNQVTGVVKGVGGIFKV
- a CDS encoding YpzG family protein encodes the protein MSYKDNLDPHSELFHHNWTRPKRSKSQVNGHTEMSRNNLILRRNAKANRW
- the recU gene encoding Holliday junction resolvase RecU, which produces MKLHYPNGKKYIPKLKTNSSASKKHSYSNRGMTLEEDINITNQYYLELGKAVIHKKPTPLQIVKVDYPKRSAAVIKEAYFKQASTTDYNGVYKGKYIDFEAKETKHGTSFPLNNFHDHQIKHMRSVCDQNGICFVIIRFSSSDEIFYLEAEKLFIYWDRMLDGGRKSITKEELINTAHPIALGFQARIDYIRVIDYLYSFD
- a CDS encoding Hsp20/alpha crystallin family protein is translated as MSSQFPFEPRKNNPEKQAPFQLIKKSMNQFFQERPVKNFLQSMDEFFSNPFPNMSFPVSVNETADEHIIKAELAGINKEQIHLDVFDYRLTISVTHLELVQEENENQQLVHKSQTYKKSSRTIALPYIIDEKKVKASYQNGLLTIRVKKQKGKKINILS
- a CDS encoding alpha/beta hydrolase, which translates into the protein MGTISIDNRELNFVEQGRGNQQTVVLLHGFCGSTEYWKKMMAPLSSKYHVIAMDLRGHGKSSFDGEAFEMEDLARDVQVLLNTLEIDTVHLFGHSLGGYVTLAFAENYPNRLKSYGLIHSTAYPDTDEGKAGRLKAIEKIQDLGIHAFIDGLIPNLFAADYKLVNKEEVLEVKEIGYKTDPLAAMETLAAMRKRPDRNAVIDQQSFRFLLVQGKFDKVVPADRAVRSSAPYVTVKVLDAGHMGMLENPEELHSLLTDFIDSSTS
- a CDS encoding DUF2515 family protein; its protein translation is MVGINEHFLSTEEKELIKDIRCLTEKNNLDNITRTDSYLEYYTMNKEIQWSLLASLVSRNAGWNMCDLAGSWFPLSLNEKTRLNLFATYERANWMIFQDAYPQLLLYEYSTKRRAPMFHLLKYFSVSTFMEKEWQHYWQYGNKKRLVFSLIINEQNVIEKPIIKNKLFQKEVFHTFAYRFQDFWHFSSVFFPTLNGDIYGRSVSSFSSLDRRIQLGKELYAILFNTRLNESFLQFALNIPHTGSRADYEKYVYPRHRKNTPMLRTSYPVFIQKETSGNDWSIHTRVKAKWKKDSVQVELAPMTEWYKRKQEKLHRMIKLETFLAGIF
- a CDS encoding YppE family protein, which produces MTNFQRLKELTEELQESANYLVDIFQKVKSTGESEDFYEVVRPYANKVAEWNAEWKDLAEEWVKTEKPLYLHPSQISTASDHLEVISIQAFFKETSKKRFLDSAKSVQFILQTVLDRL